The Alphaproteobacteria bacterium nucleotide sequence CTGCAATCCCTATTACCTGCTGGCCTGCGAGATCGCCGCCGGCTTGGAGGGCATCGAGCAAGGCCTCGAGCCCAGCAAAGCTACGCCGGGCAATGCCTATGAGTCGGCCGACGACGAGCCCATTCCCACCGACCTGGCGACGGCCGTGGAGCTGGCCAAGAACTCGGACTTCATGAGCCAGGTTCTGGGCCCGGATTCGCTGGGCATCCTGGTCGGCCAGGCCGAACGCGAGCTTGAGTTTTTCGCCAACCAGGTCACCTCGGTCGAGATGGATCGTTACCTGCTCAATATGTAGCAACGTTTGCGCGCCCGCGGGATATCTTGATTTGTACGCCACTAAGGCGTACACTGCTCGGGATCTTCAAGGTAACGACGTGAGGCTGCGATGGTCCGCGCGAGCGAGATGAAGAAGGAGCGTATGCATCTGCGTCTTGACGCGGATGCCAAAGGAAAAATTGCGCGGGCGGCAAGGTATTCGCAAAAATCCCTTTCCGAGTTTGTCCTCAGCAACGCCGTGGATGCCGCGGAGCGGGTGATCGAGGAACACGAGAGGATGGTACTCGGTGACCGCGATCGTGACCTCTTCTTCGACGCCATTCTGAACCCGCCGGAACCCAACCAGGCTTTGAGCGAGGCAATGAAGTGGTATCGCGAGCTATCTCGCGACTAGATGCCTCTTAACAAAGCCCCTAGCGTAGAACCGCTCGGGACTCATCATGACCGGGCGGGCTTCTCCTGCGGCGAGGCGGCTCTGGATTCCTACTTGCGCACCCAGGCGGGCCAGGACGTACGGCGCAGGGTCTGCCGGATATTCGTGGCCACCCTGGATGATCGAGCTGTTGTCGCCGGATTCTACGCTCTCAGCGCGACCGCCGTTGAGGCCCGCAATCTTCCGGCCGATTTGAGCCGCAAGCTGCCGAAATACCCGCTGTCGGCGGCGCTCATCGGCCGTCTCGCCGTTGATGAACGGTTTCAGGGCCTGAGCCTCGGCAAATACCTTCTCATGGATGCCATTGCTCGGACCGCCGAGGCGGCCTCATCCATCGGTATCTATGCCGTCATCGTCGATGCCAAGAACGAGCCGGCCAAAGCCTTCTACGAGAAATACGGTTTCAAGGCTTTTCCCACCCTGCCGAGGCGGTTGTTCATTCCGTTGAAGACGGCCGCCGCCCTACTTGCCGTGCCTTAGGTTTTCGCGCATGTCGATGCCGCGATAAAGCGCGTGGGCGAAAGGCAGGAACCAGGCCCGGCCACGGTGCCAGACGCGGGTCTCCAGGGCCGTCTTGGTGAAGGCCGTCTCGCGGCCTTGCAGGCCCATCATGTTGAGCGCCGCCTTGTGGCCCAGGTAAGG carries:
- a CDS encoding DUF1778 domain-containing protein, with protein sequence MVRASEMKKERMHLRLDADAKGKIARAARYSQKSLSEFVLSNAVDAAERVIEEHERMVLGDRDRDLFFDAILNPPEPNQALSEAMKWYRELSRD
- a CDS encoding GNAT family N-acetyltransferase — translated: MATLDDRAVVAGFYALSATAVEARNLPADLSRKLPKYPLSAALIGRLAVDERFQGLSLGKYLLMDAIARTAEAASSIGIYAVIVDAKNEPAKAFYEKYGFKAFPTLPRRLFIPLKTAAALLAVP